A genomic segment from Curtobacterium sp. MCSS17_007 encodes:
- a CDS encoding tape measure protein, which translates to MAQNRIGILIETKESGSKAASDSVRKNLQQVESDTGSASQAAERFKSNFDFIGTAAKAATAIVAGSATAFVGFGLASATQLQNTAASFRALTGDAQTAKDLFTDLYDFARGTPFAFPDVTAAAKTLLGYGRTAQDVKGDIQTLGGLVATTGANWSNLAVVYGQVNAAGKLYAQDALQLIENGVPITTALAKKLGVSITDVRDKMAAGEISAQTFNEAMRGMVPADAIEKMSNTMTGRLSGLTGSVRSLAFSLIGIDYSKFDDGSPVLVQQGGLFDRLTKAVQGFSDAMSTPELKNAAKQIGNGLANFVEGAGQKLVEWIKWGATHLPEIKFALIGVASAFVAFKIGNVITDLVAFAKAAQTIGLALSALSLTPIALGIAAAAALAVGLVYLQTKFDIVGKAADVLKDAWGQVQDAWNDSVEFVKGKFSDAMKAGGDAVDWMRDRVKDGIDFYKSYEGWIKGIAITLGVIFGPALIRAGVLAVVQGVKIAASGIAAGAGWVAGAVSASAAWVANLAKTVASGAVNSVKMAAHAVVAGSAWVLNAAKASLAWALESAKILLSSSVTSIKVAAHAADAGWAWILNAGRASFAWVTTQLPKIVAATLLTSAKSVAHAAAASAAWVASAATSSFAWVTTELPTIVVGFVTTAASATAQAAVASAAWIANAVKVSVAWVVTELPKVVAAFVVTTAAAVTQAGLSAGAWATAAATTSATWGALSALLATPLVMPAIAIGAALVSIAAVMTAYNNMKAAIQGAKDAAAANSKATQDILNRNAQVQASGVYSADYKAKYNQVAQNALKADAQLMNLPIPKFATGGYTGPGPVNEIAGVVHKGEYVVPKKDVDQSTGLPKQQQTNDRGGLVIEGGLHIHNNLDEQKFLSLIGRKLATR; encoded by the coding sequence GTGGCACAAAATCGCATCGGCATCCTGATTGAGACGAAAGAGAGCGGCAGCAAGGCCGCCTCTGATTCGGTTCGAAAAAATCTCCAACAGGTCGAGAGCGATACGGGCAGCGCCTCGCAAGCGGCCGAACGCTTCAAAAGCAACTTCGACTTCATCGGGACGGCTGCCAAAGCGGCAACGGCCATCGTCGCCGGAAGCGCTACCGCGTTCGTCGGCTTCGGCCTGGCCAGCGCCACTCAGCTGCAGAATACGGCGGCCTCCTTCCGGGCTCTCACCGGCGACGCCCAGACGGCCAAAGACCTCTTCACCGATCTCTACGACTTCGCGCGCGGCACTCCGTTCGCCTTCCCTGACGTCACTGCCGCCGCCAAGACGCTGCTCGGTTACGGACGCACCGCTCAGGACGTGAAGGGCGACATCCAGACGCTCGGCGGGCTCGTGGCTACCACGGGTGCCAACTGGTCGAACCTCGCCGTCGTGTACGGCCAGGTCAACGCCGCGGGCAAGCTCTACGCGCAGGACGCGCTCCAGCTGATCGAGAACGGCGTCCCGATCACGACCGCCCTGGCGAAGAAGCTCGGCGTGTCCATCACCGACGTCCGCGACAAGATGGCGGCCGGCGAGATCTCCGCGCAGACGTTCAACGAGGCGATGCGCGGCATGGTCCCGGCCGACGCCATCGAGAAGATGAGCAACACGATGACCGGCCGCCTCAGCGGCTTGACCGGCTCCGTCCGTTCCCTCGCGTTCTCACTGATCGGCATCGACTACTCGAAGTTCGACGACGGCTCTCCGGTGCTCGTTCAACAGGGCGGGCTCTTCGACCGTTTGACGAAGGCAGTACAGGGCTTCTCCGATGCCATGTCGACTCCGGAGCTCAAGAACGCCGCGAAACAGATCGGCAACGGGCTCGCCAACTTCGTCGAAGGCGCTGGACAGAAGCTCGTCGAGTGGATCAAGTGGGGCGCCACGCATCTCCCTGAGATCAAGTTCGCACTGATCGGCGTCGCTTCCGCGTTCGTCGCGTTCAAGATCGGCAACGTCATCACCGACCTGGTGGCGTTCGCCAAAGCCGCTCAGACCATCGGCCTCGCCCTCAGCGCGCTGAGCCTCACTCCTATAGCGCTCGGAATCGCGGCTGCCGCGGCGCTTGCGGTCGGGCTCGTATACCTGCAAACCAAGTTCGACATCGTCGGCAAGGCAGCGGACGTGCTCAAGGACGCGTGGGGACAAGTCCAAGACGCTTGGAACGACTCGGTCGAGTTCGTCAAGGGCAAGTTCTCTGACGCGATGAAGGCGGGCGGAGACGCCGTCGACTGGATGCGCGACCGGGTGAAGGACGGCATCGACTTCTACAAGTCGTATGAGGGCTGGATCAAGGGCATTGCGATCACGCTCGGCGTGATCTTCGGTCCCGCTCTCATCCGTGCGGGCGTCCTCGCAGTAGTACAGGGCGTCAAGATCGCGGCGTCCGGCATCGCGGCCGGCGCGGGTTGGGTCGCGGGAGCCGTTTCGGCGTCAGCGGCATGGGTAGCGAACCTGGCCAAGACGGTCGCGTCCGGTGCGGTGAACTCGGTCAAGATGGCCGCTCACGCGGTCGTAGCCGGAAGCGCCTGGGTTCTCAACGCTGCGAAGGCCTCTCTCGCATGGGCGCTCGAGTCCGCGAAGATCCTGCTCTCCAGCAGCGTGACATCGATCAAGGTTGCGGCTCATGCTGCGGACGCCGGTTGGGCTTGGATCCTCAACGCCGGACGCGCCTCCTTCGCGTGGGTGACCACGCAGCTTCCGAAGATCGTCGCCGCAACGCTGCTCACGTCCGCCAAATCAGTCGCTCATGCCGCCGCGGCCTCCGCGGCTTGGGTGGCATCCGCAGCCACATCTTCGTTCGCATGGGTGACGACCGAGCTTCCGACGATCGTCGTCGGCTTCGTGACCACGGCTGCCAGCGCCACGGCGCAAGCGGCAGTAGCGAGCGCGGCTTGGATCGCCAACGCCGTCAAGGTGTCAGTCGCGTGGGTCGTGACCGAGCTTCCGAAAGTGGTCGCGGCTTTCGTCGTGACGACCGCCGCGGCAGTCACTCAAGCGGGACTGTCAGCCGGGGCGTGGGCGACGGCGGCAGCGACCACCAGCGCGACGTGGGGCGCACTCTCGGCACTCCTGGCCACGCCGCTGGTCATGCCTGCCATCGCGATCGGGGCCGCGCTCGTTTCCATCGCGGCGGTCATGACTGCCTACAACAACATGAAGGCCGCGATCCAAGGAGCCAAGGACGCGGCTGCCGCCAACAGCAAAGCGACTCAGGACATCTTGAACCGCAACGCCCAGGTGCAAGCGTCCGGCGTCTATTCGGCCGATTACAAGGCGAAGTACAACCAAGTCGCGCAGAACGCGCTCAAAGCGGACGCGCAGCTGATGAACCTGCCGATTCCGAAGTTCGCGACGGGCGGCTACACGGGTCCGGGTCCGGTCAATGAGATCGCCGGAGTCGTTCACAAGGGCGAGTACGTCGTGCCGAAGAAGGACGTCGACCAATCGACCGGACTGCCGAAACAACAACAAACTAATGACCGCGGAGGACTCGTCATTGAAGGCGGGCTGCACATCCACAACAACTTGGACGAGCAGAAGTTCCTGTCGCTTATCGGTCGAAAGCTAGCAACACGATGA